A genomic segment from Clostridium pasteurianum BC1 encodes:
- the flgK gene encoding flagellar hook-associated protein FlgK, which produces MAGLFSTLNIGTSGMSAQQKAIDVTSHNIANANTEGYTRQRAVIESNTPYDMPSVNNAISGGQVGTGAAVTAVQRVRDDFLDYQVRAETSTKGTYETRDNYLSQVESIFNEPSDTGISSLMGKFFNSWQDLSTQPQDSNERTVVAQQSAALADALNHSYNQLQSLKADSQSFLKEQVIQVNDYLDQIDKLNQQIMSVKIAGSEPNDLMDKRDLLLDKLSSDFNITIDKKNYDGINLKARNSDGISNASLVQSENSDDVKRFSYISGIEQVGDSNEYKITYYKNGDMTNDANKVEVYVANIDADKLKQLDENRVLWANKDGLAIGLSADESGALNLHGKSQYDPVDTSQIKLFNPDSGQLKGAMSVQQDIDNYTDQLNKMAKALAFTVNAIQSGRTSVGNPQNPLGNPPDADYMPFFVNSDSALYDTDSDGKDTLNNLGQTLNNEVNITAGNISVNREILDDPMKIKTNTHDDEFAYASENDVDGNGDGKRALAIAQLRDKIITIQNINSSTLRSDFITTLSSDDNGVGTIQNSANGMTMDSYYKDTVDKLGVQEQQAQRVVQNQTSLLQNFQQSRASVSGVSIDEEMANLIQYQHAYQANAKIISTVDQLLDVVINGLIK; this is translated from the coding sequence ATGGCAGGATTATTTTCAACATTAAATATTGGAACCAGCGGTATGTCAGCACAGCAAAAGGCAATTGATGTTACTTCACATAATATAGCAAATGCAAATACTGAAGGGTATACAAGGCAAAGAGCTGTTATAGAATCTAATACTCCCTATGACATGCCCTCGGTAAATAATGCAATTAGTGGAGGACAGGTAGGTACCGGTGCTGCGGTAACCGCAGTGCAGAGAGTAAGAGATGATTTCCTGGATTATCAGGTAAGAGCGGAAACCAGTACAAAGGGAACCTATGAAACAAGAGACAATTATTTAAGTCAAGTTGAAAGTATATTCAATGAACCTTCTGATACGGGAATATCCTCTTTAATGGGAAAGTTCTTTAACTCCTGGCAGGATCTTTCAACTCAGCCACAAGATTCTAATGAAAGAACGGTTGTAGCTCAGCAGTCAGCTGCACTAGCTGATGCACTAAATCATTCCTATAATCAGCTTCAGAGTTTGAAGGCGGATTCACAATCCTTTTTAAAAGAACAGGTAATACAGGTTAATGATTATTTAGACCAGATAGATAAACTTAATCAACAGATAATGAGTGTTAAAATTGCCGGCAGTGAGCCCAATGACCTAATGGATAAAAGGGATTTGCTGCTGGATAAATTAAGTTCAGATTTTAACATTACCATTGATAAAAAAAATTATGATGGAATAAATTTAAAAGCTAGAAATAGTGATGGAATCAGCAATGCTTCATTGGTACAGTCGGAAAACAGTGATGATGTAAAGAGATTTTCCTATATAAGCGGCATTGAACAAGTAGGAGATTCCAATGAATACAAAATAACCTATTACAAAAATGGTGATATGACTAACGATGCAAATAAAGTAGAAGTATATGTGGCAAATATAGATGCAGACAAGCTAAAACAGTTGGATGAAAATAGGGTATTATGGGCAAATAAGGATGGATTGGCAATAGGTCTTTCTGCAGATGAATCTGGAGCACTTAACCTCCATGGAAAAAGTCAATATGATCCAGTGGATACTTCACAGATTAAACTGTTTAATCCTGATAGTGGTCAACTTAAAGGTGCCATGTCCGTGCAGCAGGATATTGATAATTATACTGACCAGTTAAATAAAATGGCAAAGGCTTTAGCTTTCACTGTTAATGCAATACAAAGTGGGAGAACTAGTGTGGGTAATCCTCAGAATCCATTGGGAAATCCACCAGATGCAGATTATATGCCGTTTTTTGTAAATTCTGATTCTGCATTATACGATACTGATAGCGATGGAAAAGATACTTTAAATAACTTAGGACAAACTTTAAATAATGAAGTAAATATAACTGCGGGTAATATAAGCGTTAATAGAGAAATCTTAGATGATCCTATGAAGATTAAGACCAATACTCATGACGATGAATTTGCCTATGCCAGTGAGAATGATGTAGATGGTAATGGTGATGGAAAAAGGGCTCTTGCTATTGCACAACTTAGGGACAAGATTATTACTATACAGAATATTAATTCCAGTACCTTAAGAAGCGATTTTATAACAACACTTTCTTCAGATGATAATGGTGTTGGAACTATTCAAAATAGTGCCAATGGCATGACTATGGATAGTTATTATAAAGATACTGTAGATAAGCTAGGCGTTCAGGAGCAGCAAGCACAGAGAGTAGTTCAAAATCAAACTTCCCTGCTTCAAAATTTTCAGCAGTCTAGAGCTTCTGTTTCAGGGGTATCCATTGATGAAGAGATGGCAAACTTAATACAATACCAGCATGCTTATCAGGCAAATGCAAAGATTATATCTACAGTAGATCAGCTGCTGGATGTAGTGATAAATGGATTGATAAAATAA
- a CDS encoding flagellar protein FlgN, whose amino-acid sequence MKEQLKDVMVKEYRALKELLESLDRQHELYLKNDIFQLEDIVKTIESNNRVIAELEVERRKITGANSMNEIVRAFEDEELENNYRNIKRLLQEIKVQKESNELLFRQGLVFTNRILNIFSPNKNLKTYNSLGRIGK is encoded by the coding sequence ATGAAAGAACAGTTAAAGGATGTAATGGTAAAGGAATACAGAGCTTTAAAGGAATTACTTGAATCCTTAGATAGGCAGCATGAACTTTATCTGAAAAATGATATTTTTCAACTTGAAGATATAGTGAAAACTATAGAGAGCAATAACAGGGTTATTGCGGAGCTTGAGGTGGAGAGAAGAAAAATTACTGGTGCAAACTCCATGAATGAAATAGTAAGAGCTTTTGAGGATGAAGAATTAGAAAACAACTACAGAAATATAAAAAGGCTTTTGCAGGAAATTAAGGTTCAAAAAGAAAGTAATGAGCTTTTATTTAGACAGGGCTTAGTATTTACAAACAGAATATTAAATATATTCAGTCCGAACAAGAATTTAAAAACCTATAATTCTCTTGGAAGAATAGGTAAATAA
- the flgM gene encoding flagellar biosynthesis anti-sigma factor FlgM — MKINGVGLGKVLQMYNNNRVNKNVSENKTAEKSTKDSLEISKLGKSLSAYSTEDNFGTSKAKLAEIKKQVENGTYNRDSKLVAQKLLDHIKGKGV, encoded by the coding sequence ATGAAAATAAATGGAGTGGGCTTAGGAAAGGTTTTACAGATGTATAACAATAACAGAGTTAATAAAAATGTTTCTGAAAATAAAACCGCAGAAAAATCAACTAAAGACTCACTGGAAATATCAAAACTTGGTAAGAGTCTTAGTGCATACTCCACGGAAGATAATTTTGGAACCTCTAAGGCAAAGCTTGCTGAGATAAAAAAACAAGTAGAGAACGGAACTTATAATAGAGACTCCAAACTAGTGGCACAAAAACTTTTGGATCATATAAAGGGAAAAGGTGTCTAG
- the fliY gene encoding flagellar motor switch phosphatase FliY, whose product MSDGFLSQEEIDSLLNGGATSQNEEEIEKNDILSDIEKDMLGEIGNISMGSAATALSTIINQQVNITTPVVTITTLKELRTQFHVPNIALDVQYTSGIVGENLLIMKVTDAGVIANLMMGGDGHVNTVELSEIELSAVSEAMNQMIGSAATAMATMLLREVNISPPTSEIINSDTQKLSAGITEDEQIVEVAFRITIGDLVDSSIMQILPISTGKKLSSIMMGVQSGGTKNETAADNQTAELKSQPSMQQQPVNNENYEPIQNRIVEKPIETPQPQVEVQKANFQPLQDKSIYTEPKNIDLILDVPLDISVVLGRTKKNIKEILNLGTGSLIELDKLAEEPVEILVNGKKIAYGEVVVVDENFGVRITSIVSNDDRVRSLGR is encoded by the coding sequence ATGAGTGATGGTTTTCTTTCACAGGAGGAAATAGATTCACTTTTAAATGGTGGAGCTACTTCTCAAAATGAAGAAGAAATAGAGAAGAATGATATTCTTTCAGATATAGAAAAGGATATGCTTGGTGAAATTGGGAATATATCCATGGGATCAGCAGCAACAGCACTTTCTACCATAATAAATCAGCAGGTTAATATAACCACTCCTGTAGTTACTATTACAACTTTGAAGGAATTAAGAACTCAGTTTCATGTTCCAAATATTGCTTTAGATGTACAGTATACCAGCGGTATAGTTGGAGAAAATCTTCTTATAATGAAGGTTACTGATGCTGGAGTAATAGCAAACTTGATGATGGGTGGAGACGGCCATGTTAATACTGTAGAGTTATCAGAGATTGAACTCAGTGCAGTTTCTGAAGCCATGAATCAGATGATAGGTTCTGCGGCAACTGCTATGGCCACTATGCTTCTTAGAGAAGTAAATATTTCTCCACCAACTTCAGAAATAATTAATAGTGATACTCAAAAATTATCTGCAGGAATAACTGAGGATGAACAAATAGTTGAGGTTGCCTTCAGAATAACTATAGGAGATTTAGTAGACAGCAGTATTATGCAGATACTTCCAATATCTACAGGTAAAAAACTTAGTTCTATTATGATGGGAGTACAGTCTGGAGGTACAAAGAATGAGACTGCGGCTGATAATCAAACAGCAGAATTAAAAAGCCAGCCTTCAATGCAGCAGCAACCTGTAAATAATGAAAATTATGAGCCGATTCAAAATAGAATTGTAGAAAAACCAATTGAAACTCCACAGCCTCAGGTAGAAGTACAAAAGGCGAATTTTCAACCGCTGCAGGACAAATCTATTTATACTGAACCAAAAAATATTGACTTAATATTAGATGTACCTCTAGATATTTCCGTAGTTCTTGGAAGAACTAAAAAAAATATAAAGGAAATTTTAAATCTAGGTACAGGTTCCCTTATAGAGCTGGATAAGCTTGCAGAGGAACCAGTAGAAATACTAGTCAATGGTAAAAAGATAGCCTATGGCGAAGTGGTAGTAGTAGATGAAAATTTTGGAGTTAGAATAACCAGTATTGTGAGCAATGATGATAGAGTTAGAAGTTTGGGAAGATAA
- the fliM gene encoding flagellar motor switch protein FliM: MADVLSQNEIDALLSALSSGELKPEEIPKEEEKQKVKLYDFRSPQKFSKDHIRTLELIHDNYARIISNYLTAQVRSNVKVKIESVEQITYEEFIHSIPNPTILTIFKMPPLSGSILFETNPQFVYQIIDILLGGNGYGKYKSKEFTDIDKNIITKINEELISNLKLAWGDVVEVKPEIEALETNPALNQTLAPHEPVALITFSVEMAGSNSFINICIPYLSIEKVLDKLVVQYWYQENDETIVNQSREKLKDRLNIVDVPLIATLGSASITVDEFLKLSVGDVITLNSKCSDPVSVFIDGNVHYTGKPGVIGKSMGVQILDIIDKDVENYE; encoded by the coding sequence ATGGCAGACGTTTTATCTCAAAATGAAATAGATGCTCTTTTATCTGCCTTATCCTCTGGTGAACTAAAACCAGAAGAAATTCCAAAGGAAGAGGAAAAGCAAAAGGTTAAGCTTTATGATTTTAGAAGTCCTCAAAAGTTTTCTAAAGATCATATAAGGACACTTGAGCTTATACACGATAATTATGCCAGGATTATTTCAAATTATCTTACAGCTCAGGTAAGAAGCAATGTGAAGGTTAAGATTGAATCTGTTGAACAGATAACCTATGAAGAGTTTATTCATTCTATACCAAATCCAACAATTCTTACGATTTTTAAAATGCCTCCGCTTAGCGGCTCTATATTGTTTGAGACAAATCCCCAGTTTGTATATCAGATAATAGATATTCTACTTGGTGGAAATGGCTATGGTAAATATAAATCAAAAGAATTTACGGATATCGATAAAAATATTATTACGAAAATCAATGAAGAATTAATATCCAATTTGAAGCTTGCCTGGGGAGATGTAGTAGAAGTTAAACCAGAAATAGAGGCATTGGAAACTAACCCGGCCTTAAACCAAACTCTAGCACCTCATGAACCTGTGGCACTCATAACTTTTTCTGTTGAAATGGCCGGTAGTAACAGTTTTATAAATATATGTATACCTTATTTGAGTATAGAAAAAGTATTGGATAAACTGGTAGTTCAATATTGGTATCAGGAAAATGATGAAACTATAGTTAATCAATCAAGAGAAAAATTAAAGGACAGATTAAATATTGTAGATGTTCCATTGATTGCGACTTTAGGAAGTGCCAGTATTACAGTAGATGAATTTTTAAAGCTTTCCGTAGGTGATGTAATTACTCTTAATAGTAAGTGTAGTGATCCGGTTTCTGTTTTCATAGATGGAAATGTGCATTATACAGGAAAACCAGGAGTCATAGGAAAAAGCATGGGAGTACAAATTTTAGATATTATTGATAAGGATGTGGAAAATTATGAGTGA
- a CDS encoding chemotaxis protein CheW: MQVVIFKLKNEQFAVETSKVQTISEAVTVTKVPKAPEYVKGLINLRGTVISLLDINLLLDSEKSEAEQQSVIILKLEDELIAISVDQVDEVLEIDEDIIENIKDDTKKSYVKGIINFKDRVVTFIDIDRLIAK, encoded by the coding sequence GTGCAGGTAGTTATTTTTAAGTTAAAAAATGAACAATTTGCGGTGGAAACCTCAAAGGTTCAGACTATCAGCGAAGCTGTAACAGTAACTAAGGTTCCAAAGGCTCCAGAATACGTAAAGGGATTAATTAATCTTAGAGGTACTGTAATCTCTCTATTAGATATAAATTTGCTTTTAGATTCAGAAAAAAGTGAAGCTGAGCAGCAAAGTGTAATAATATTAAAACTTGAGGATGAACTTATAGCTATTTCAGTGGATCAGGTAGATGAAGTTTTGGAAATAGATGAAGATATAATAGAAAATATTAAAGATGATACAAAAAAATCCTATGTAAAGGGAATTATAAATTTTAAAGATAGAGTAGTAACTTTTATTGATATTGATAGATTGATTGCTAAATAA
- a CDS encoding response regulator produces the protein MAKVLIVDDAAFMRMMIKDILEKNGFEVIGEASNGLKAVELYKKERPDVVTMDITMPDMDGIEAVKAIREFDPTARVIMCSAMGQQTMVMDAIKAGAKDFIVKPFQSDRVLEAIRKAIG, from the coding sequence ATGGCAAAAGTTTTAATTGTTGATGATGCTGCTTTTATGAGAATGATGATAAAGGACATATTGGAGAAAAATGGATTTGAAGTAATAGGAGAAGCTAGCAATGGCTTAAAAGCCGTAGAACTTTATAAAAAAGAAAGACCGGATGTAGTTACTATGGATATAACTATGCCGGATATGGATGGCATAGAAGCTGTAAAGGCAATAAGGGAATTTGATCCAACTGCAAGGGTGATTATGTGCAGCGCTATGGGACAGCAAACTATGGTAATGGATGCTATAAAGGCAGGGGCAAAGGATTTTATAGTTAAGCCTTTTCAGTCAGACAGAGTACTTGAAGCAATTAGAAAAGCTATAGGTTAA
- a CDS encoding chemotaxis protein CheC, translated as MDYSQFTPMQFDALKEVSNIGAGNAATALSRLLNRKVDMTVPSVNIIPLESVFTKIDAEKIAVGVIVRVLGDTPGNILFIFEKEVAFDIIKKLTGTQEEELSEMGASVVAEIGNIISASYMNAISRFTNLAITPSVPAVSYDMMAAILSTSFIEAGQFEDNVLDFETEFLQDDLNKISGHFYYIPMPGSLEKILNTLGVN; from the coding sequence ATGGATTACTCACAGTTTACGCCAATGCAGTTTGATGCACTTAAGGAAGTAAGTAATATAGGAGCAGGAAATGCAGCTACAGCACTATCAAGACTTCTAAACAGAAAAGTGGACATGACTGTTCCTTCGGTAAATATAATTCCTCTGGAATCGGTATTTACAAAAATTGATGCAGAGAAAATAGCTGTTGGGGTTATTGTAAGAGTTTTGGGAGATACACCAGGAAATATTCTGTTTATATTTGAAAAAGAGGTAGCTTTTGATATAATTAAGAAATTGACAGGTACCCAAGAAGAGGAACTAAGTGAAATGGGAGCCTCAGTAGTGGCTGAAATAGGAAATATAATATCTGCTTCTTACATGAATGCCATAAGCAGGTTTACAAATCTTGCTATAACACCATCAGTACCAGCCGTGAGCTACGATATGATGGCAGCTATTCTTTCTACCAGTTTTATTGAAGCCGGTCAATTTGAGGACAATGTGCTGGATTTTGAAACAGAATTTTTACAAGATGATTTAAATAAAATAAGCGGGCATTTTTATTATATACCTATGCCCGGTTCATTAGAAAAGATATTAAATACATTAGGAGTAAATTAA
- a CDS encoding chemotaxis protein CheA, with protein sequence MDTSQYLSMFLEESMDNLQRLNEVLLQLEQEPEDVDKLNEIFRVAHTIKGMAATMGFNRMAELTHKMEDVLSEFRNGELKVTQKVVTVLFKCLDTLEKMVDNISNGEEEEIPVGDIIDKLEDISKNAMNSSEEISAKELQQEDKLNGEEEKASKDNREDSKIQLNEYDANVIKQALDKGYNALAITIMLSETTLLKSARSFLIFKSLEESGEIIKSIPGTEDLESENFDFEIQLVYITGSSKEDTKKILEDISEIDEIEITNVDANNIKDYYNDYRVEKLVEKVEVKAAQPQAKTKVSIENTQKKPAENHKKVHQSVRVDLERLDKFLNMVSELVINRTRLEQISSNYKLTELNETIEQVARTTNDLQDLVMKIRMLPLDTVFNRFPRMVRDLSVELDKEMELIIEGQDTELDRTVIDEIGEPLIHLIRNAADHGIESKEERISKGKDAVGKIRLIAYQEGTKAVIKVQDDGAGIDVEKVRAKAEKVGINTAGMSENDIKNLIFAQGFSTNETVTDISGRGVGMDVVKTKISALGGTVDTSSEQGEGSTFIIKLPLTLQIITALLVKVGEENLAISLNYIDSVIDYKEGDIKRTNNKEVIVYRGKVLPIIRVNKRLGLPKTNKDKVYIVIVNVGEKSAGLLVDSLQGQQDIVIKPLGKTLKQLKEYIGATILGDGFVTLILDVAAFV encoded by the coding sequence TTGGATACTTCACAATATTTGTCAATGTTTTTGGAAGAATCAATGGATAATCTACAAAGGTTAAATGAAGTGCTTCTACAGTTGGAACAAGAACCAGAGGATGTAGATAAATTAAATGAAATATTTAGAGTTGCACATACCATAAAGGGTATGGCAGCAACTATGGGTTTTAATAGAATGGCAGAGCTTACTCATAAGATGGAAGATGTGCTTTCAGAATTTAGAAATGGAGAACTTAAGGTCACTCAAAAAGTAGTTACAGTATTATTTAAATGTCTTGATACCTTAGAAAAAATGGTAGATAATATATCAAATGGTGAAGAAGAAGAAATACCCGTAGGAGATATTATAGATAAACTTGAGGATATATCTAAAAATGCCATGAATTCTTCTGAGGAAATATCAGCTAAAGAGCTGCAGCAGGAGGACAAGCTAAACGGTGAAGAGGAGAAAGCTTCAAAGGACAATAGAGAAGATAGTAAAATACAATTAAATGAATATGATGCAAATGTGATAAAGCAGGCACTGGACAAAGGCTATAATGCTCTAGCAATTACTATAATGCTTAGTGAAACAACTCTGCTGAAATCTGCCCGCTCTTTCTTAATATTTAAGAGCCTTGAGGAAAGTGGAGAAATTATCAAGTCTATTCCAGGTACAGAAGATTTGGAAAGTGAAAATTTTGATTTTGAAATACAACTTGTGTATATAACTGGAAGTTCTAAAGAGGATACTAAAAAAATATTAGAGGATATTTCGGAAATCGATGAAATTGAAATAACTAATGTAGATGCTAATAATATAAAAGACTATTATAATGATTATAGAGTGGAAAAACTGGTTGAAAAAGTTGAAGTAAAAGCTGCGCAGCCTCAGGCAAAAACTAAGGTGAGCATTGAAAATACACAAAAAAAACCTGCAGAAAACCATAAAAAAGTTCATCAGTCTGTAAGGGTAGATCTTGAAAGATTAGATAAATTTTTAAATATGGTTTCTGAACTGGTAATAAATAGGACAAGACTTGAACAAATAAGCAGTAATTATAAACTTACAGAACTTAATGAAACTATAGAGCAAGTGGCCAGAACTACAAATGATCTGCAGGATCTTGTTATGAAAATCAGAATGCTTCCACTGGACACTGTTTTTAATAGATTTCCAAGGATGGTAAGGGATTTATCTGTAGAATTAGATAAGGAAATGGAACTTATCATAGAAGGACAGGATACAGAACTTGATAGAACTGTTATTGATGAAATTGGAGAACCTTTAATTCATCTCATAAGAAATGCGGCGGATCATGGTATTGAATCTAAGGAGGAGAGAATCTCTAAGGGTAAAGATGCAGTAGGAAAGATAAGATTAATAGCCTATCAGGAAGGTACTAAAGCAGTAATAAAGGTTCAAGACGATGGTGCAGGTATAGATGTAGAAAAGGTCAGAGCAAAGGCAGAAAAAGTAGGTATTAATACTGCTGGAATGAGTGAAAATGATATTAAAAATCTTATTTTTGCCCAAGGCTTCAGTACCAATGAAACTGTAACAGATATTTCAGGCAGAGGAGTTGGTATGGATGTGGTTAAGACAAAGATTTCAGCTCTTGGAGGTACTGTAGATACCAGCAGTGAACAAGGTGAAGGTTCAACCTTCATCATAAAATTACCTTTGACACTTCAAATAATAACTGCTCTTCTAGTAAAAGTAGGAGAAGAAAATTTAGCAATTTCATTAAACTATATTGATAGTGTTATCGATTATAAAGAGGGAGACATAAAAAGGACTAACAATAAAGAAGTTATTGTCTATAGAGGCAAGGTACTACCTATAATAAGAGTTAATAAACGTCTGGGACTTCCAAAGACAAATAAGGATAAAGTTTACATAGTAATAGTTAATGTGGGAGAAAAAAGTGCAGGACTCCTTGTGGATTCACTTCAAGGTCAACAGGATATTGTAATAAAGCCACTTGGCAAAACTCTAAAACAGCTTAAGGAATATATAGGGGCAACAATACTTGGAGATGGATTTGTAACTCTCATTCTTGATGTTGCAGCCTTTGTATAG
- a CDS encoding CheR family methyltransferase, whose product MDLEQFKDWVLKYFGINLFAYKSNQLHRRILSLMSRIGISSIDDYVKLLKNDYAQRQKFLDFITINVTEFFRNPELFKELEREIGIYVKEKNQNLKVWSAACSIGAEPYSLAIIFDNLKNANRPSIIATDIDTTILERAKKGEYTLSEMKNVEKKYIDRYFKLAGDKYLIDTSIKSMVTFEKHDLILQNYEKNFDLIVCRNVVIYFNQDIKEKIYEKFSNSLKKDGLLFVGATESIYNYRDYGFEKASTFIYRKL is encoded by the coding sequence ATGGATTTAGAGCAGTTTAAAGATTGGGTCTTAAAATATTTTGGAATAAATTTATTCGCCTATAAGTCAAACCAGCTTCACAGACGAATTTTAAGCTTGATGTCAAGAATTGGCATAAGCAGTATTGATGATTATGTAAAACTTTTAAAAAATGATTATGCTCAAAGACAAAAATTTTTAGATTTTATTACTATAAATGTAACAGAATTTTTTAGAAATCCAGAATTATTTAAAGAACTTGAAAGAGAAATTGGAATATATGTAAAGGAAAAAAATCAGAATTTAAAAGTATGGAGTGCTGCTTGTTCCATAGGAGCAGAGCCTTATTCCTTGGCTATAATTTTTGACAATTTAAAAAATGCTAATAGACCATCAATAATAGCTACAGATATTGATACAACTATTTTGGAAAGAGCAAAAAAAGGTGAGTATACATTATCTGAAATGAAAAATGTAGAAAAAAAATATATAGATAGGTATTTTAAACTAGCAGGAGATAAATATCTTATAGACACAAGCATTAAGAGCATGGTAACATTTGAGAAGCATGATTTAATACTTCAGAATTATGAAAAGAATTTTGATTTGATTGTATGCAGAAATGTAGTAATATATTTTAATCAGGACATAAAAGAGAAAATATACGAAAAATTTAGTAACTCGTTAAAAAAAGATGGCTTGTTATTTGTAGGGGCAACAGAAAGCATATATAATTACAGAGATTATGGTTTTGAAAAAGCATCTACTTTTATCTATAGAAAGCTGTAA
- a CDS encoding chemotaxis protein, protein MDEVKEIRVGIADLNLAYPPDRIITVGLGSCVGIALYDQYKKIGGLAHIMLPDSRQFNNITNEKKFADLAIPILIEKMVKQGSSVRNIKAKIAGGASMFNFTDKRMNMDIGKRNSMAVKNMLREFNIPILSEDVGGNKGRTMILRTSDFIVQIRTVGLGIKEI, encoded by the coding sequence ATGGATGAGGTAAAAGAGATAAGAGTAGGGATAGCCGATTTAAATTTAGCCTATCCGCCGGATAGAATAATAACTGTTGGGCTTGGTTCCTGCGTGGGTATCGCTCTATATGATCAATATAAAAAAATAGGGGGATTAGCTCATATAATGCTGCCGGATAGCAGGCAATTCAATAACATTACAAATGAAAAAAAATTTGCTGATCTTGCTATACCTATTTTAATTGAAAAAATGGTAAAGCAAGGCTCTAGCGTAAGAAATATAAAGGCCAAAATTGCTGGTGGAGCATCTATGTTTAATTTTACTGATAAACGTATGAATATGGATATTGGAAAGAGAAATAGCATGGCCGTGAAAAATATGTTAAGGGAGTTTAATATACCTATATTGAGTGAAGATGTGGGTGGCAATAAAGGGAGAACTATGATCCTTCGCACTTCAGACTTTATTGTACAGATAAGAACTGTAGGGCTTGGTATAAAAGAAATTTAA
- a CDS encoding chemotaxis protein CheW, with the protein MDGKELKILIFNINGEYYAADIMEVERILGYEKTTKLPDSPEFVDGLINYEGKILPVISLSRRFNLSENSINEDSKIIVSKQKESKFGIIVDVVSEVKDINIKDMEEAPDVVGGISKRYIKGLIKIDGKIIIFLRLSNILSEEEKILI; encoded by the coding sequence ATGGATGGTAAAGAACTGAAAATATTGATTTTTAATATAAATGGTGAATATTATGCAGCAGATATTATGGAAGTAGAGAGAATATTGGGCTATGAAAAAACTACAAAATTACCTGATTCACCGGAATTTGTGGATGGTTTAATAAATTATGAAGGTAAAATTCTTCCAGTCATTTCTCTATCAAGAAGGTTTAATCTGTCAGAAAACAGTATAAATGAGGATTCCAAAATCATAGTTTCAAAGCAAAAGGAAAGTAAATTTGGAATTATTGTAGATGTAGTTTCGGAAGTAAAAGATATAAATATTAAGGATATGGAAGAAGCACCAGATGTAGTAGGTGGAATTTCTAAAAGATATATTAAGGGTTTAATAAAAATAGATGGAAAGATAATTATCTTCTTAAGGTTATCCAATATTCTAAGTGAAGAAGAGAAAATATTAATATAG